TTCGCCCGCGCCAGACTGATGGCCAGCGTCGCCAGTTCCTTGGCGGAGGCCGCCAGCCATGTCTCGTCCGGCGTGCCTGTCCTAGCCTGAGTCGGATACGCCAGCGTCTCGATCGAATGGACGCGGGCGGCAACGAGATCCCGCATGGAAGACGCGCCGGGTTGAGCGCAGATGCGGACTCTTGATCCTCGCAGCGCCGCAACCATCGCCCGGTATGCATCCGGTGTCACGTTGTCGTACCCCGCGATCCAATCCACGCCGGACGCCACCTGGCGGGCCGCTTCGTCGGCCGCGGCAGCCGCATCGGGAGCGTCAAACAACAAGCGCCCGGGGCTCGCCGCCTGATCGATGCCGCGTCCGCTGGTCGACAATGCCGGCGCATCGATCGCACCAGACGCCGAACGCCCGCGCTGCGCCACGCCCCACGCGGTTCGCACGTTGACCACGCGGGTGGTCGTCACACCGTGCGCGAGGCTCAGCATGTAGAAGTAGTCGGCGTCCAGATCGCTGGTCGGTGCCGCCCACGCGTGCGCGTCAATCAGGCCCGGCACAAGCGTCGCATCTTTCAGAGTGAGACGCCTGACCGCGTCTGGAACATTCGGCGGCAGCCCCTCCGTGACGCTCGTGATCCGTCCCTTCTCAATCAGCACGGCTCCGACCGCCAGGTACTTCCCGGCGACCACGTCGAGGATGCGTGCGCCGGTGATGAGAACGGAGGAAGCGTCTGGTGGAGTGGCGGGCGCAGGCGATTGCGCGGCGATGAAGGTGCCGAGGACGAGGACGGCGACAAGCGTCACGATGCGCCTGGTTGCCCGCGCGGCCGACAGGATCGGGAACCAGCGGTTCGGACTGAACACTGTGAGATCATATTCCTTCTTGCGTCTGACGGGGACGCGGCCCGGACCCTCGTCTCGATGGCTGACGTCGTATCATTGTGGGTCAGGGGTAGGGCTGTCGTTTCGTGCTCCATTGAGAGGAACCTATGAAGAATCGCGTGCGCACGTCGGTTGGACTCTTCGTTGTAGTGCTCATCTTCGCCGGGTCCGCCCTGGCGCGGACCGGAACGCCGGCTGGCTCGCCACCCTCTGTGTCAGGGGCCGCACAACAGGCCACAAAAATCCAGGACTTTCCGGGCGTGGTCAACTTCGCACCCGTCGACGACACGTTTGCATGCGGCGGGGCAATGAAGCCGGAAGCCGCCGCCGAACTGAAGAAGCGCGGCTACAACGCGGTGGTCAACTTCAGGCCGTCCGACGAGGAGGGCGCCAATGTCGCGTCGGAGAAGGAGGCCGTCGAGAAGGCCGGCATGAAGTTCATCCACGCACCCTTCCGGCACACCGACGCAAACTTCCAGTCCGCGGTCGACACGTTTCTGGCTGCCGTAAAGGACCCGGCAAACCGGCCGATGCTGTTCCACTGTGCGTCTGGAGGCCGGGCTTCGGCGATGTGGTTCTTCAAGCGCGTATTGGTCGATGGCTGGACCATCGACAAAGCGCTGCCCGAGGCCGAGTCAATCGGCCTCACGTCGGCAGCTCTAAAGACGCTGGCCGTGGACTACGTGAAGAAGGCGCAGGCAAAATAGTTTTCACTTTCGTCCGTCGAATGACAGCGCCTGCACGAGCGCGTCGAGTTCGCTCTGCAGTTTCTGTTGCTTCGTCACGCGATCGGCGATTTCGCGCTTGATCGCGTCGAGCCGGGTTTCCTGCTCGTCCAGTTGGCGCGTGTACCGCGTGACCAGATTCTTCTCTTCCGCGCTGCCCTTGAGCGCCTTCAGGTTCTCGCGCAGCCGCTCCTGATCCGCGAAGATCTGGCCCTTTTCGTTGTTCCGTGCGTTGATCTCGGAGACCACTGCCGCAATCTCGCCCTTCTTGGCCATCACGGCCCGCAACGCCTGCTCCACCTCAGGCGTCAACGTGCGCTGACTGACGAACAGCGTGAGTTGTTCGTCGGTCACGGCCGACACCTGGTAGGTCGATTCCACCGGGCGTACCTCTTCGACCGCTAGCGTCGCCGTGGATTTCGCCGCAATCGGTACGCGGAACCGGTAGACGCTGGGCGCGGTTTCGTCCGGCTTCGTCGCGCTGACCAGCTTCCAGCCAGCCCGGTTTGGGTGTTCAACCACCAGCATCCTGGCCTTCGCGTCCTGGTTGCGCACGGTGTAGGTGCGCTTGTCGCGGAACTCGCGCTGGAAGATCATCGTGCCCTTCGCGATCCGCACGCTGCTGACGCGCTCGGGCCCGGCAGGATCCTGCTTCCAGTCGACCAGTAGAGCGAGATCGGCCGCGTACGACAACAGCCGTTTCTCACCCGGTTTGACGGCATCCATCAGTCCCTCGCCGGTGAAGGTGGCGTCCTCCAGAACCGAGTAGCTTCCGCCATCGAGCGTGAACGGCGTCGAATTGGTCAGCCAGACGGCGCTGCGCGCCCGCTGCGCCGGCGATGCACTGCTCCACACCGACACGCGCTCGGCCTCGACCGCCGCTGACACGATCGGGACAAGCGCCGACTGGTTCTTGCGGATCGTCACAGGTTCCTTGAGCCGATATTCGAACAGGTCGCCCAGTTCGCGGCCCTGCACGCCGCTGCCAACCGCGTCGGCATTCGCGTAGAGTGCGTCGACCATGCTGGCTGCGGCAGAGACCGTCACCGCCTCGGCCATTCCACCAACCAAGCCACCAACCACCCCACCGGGGATGCCGCCAGTGAAGCCGCCGGCAAGGTTGCCGCCAACGCGCACCGGCGCCCGGGGCGCTGCCATTAGCGCTGCCGGCGCCGCTTCCATCTTCGCGTCCGGCGACAGCGCGGCGTCGTGCGTCTGGGGCGTCAACTGCGCGGCCGACGGCAGCGGGATCACAGGCCGCCGCCCGTAGAACGGCTGCGACAGCGGCTGAATGAACGACTGCGGCGAGCCCGCAACGAGCGAGAGGTCGACGTTGGTCCAGTCCTCGCCGATGGTGTTGTCGACAATCGCCCAGCCCTGAAGGAGCGGCTTGTCGCCGGCCTTTGCGGGAAGCACGAGGCGATACGTGCTCTTCCAGATGGGCACCTCGCTGATGTAACTCACGTAGAGTTGCCGCTCACCAGCGCCAGCGGTCGCAATCGACATCCTCCGCAGGTCCTTCTGCCGCGTGGACGACACGATGTCGAGGTACCGGCGGATATCCGTCCTCAGGTCGCCTTCAAGAACACGCACCGAAAGACGCGGTGTGACGTCAAAGCTCTTGATGTCGCCGGCGTCGGTGACAATTGCCAGCTCGCGTGCGTCGACCTGCTTGTCGCCCTCCCCGCGCGTCCGCTGCTCGACCGCCAGGATGCGTCCCGTCACCGGGCCGCCGGCGCTCTGCACTTCGACCTTCGCTCCACGCAGCGCGGAAAGAACCGCCAGCAGCGTGGTGTCCTCGCCGATCGGAAGCGACAGCGCCCCCAGCTTCCGGCTGGCGGGATCATCGGTGTTGAAACTGACCCCGGTTACCTTCCCGTTGCCCAGATCGACTGTTGTGAGCGACATGAGCACGTCGTTCAACTGACCGCTCGTGAAGTCGATGGTCACCTGCTCGGTACCGCGCACGCGGCCGAGATGCTCGAAGAACCCGACGCCGTTCTTGTAGAGCACGACACGTTTGACGGGCAGTCGTGCCGGCGCGCTGCCGAGCATCCCCGTCACAATGGGCCCGCCAACGAGCGGCGCCGCCGGGGGCGGATTCTTCGGCGGGACGGCCGGCGCCTGCTGCGCAAGCCCGGGGACCTGGGCGAGAAGGGCAACGACGCACGTGACGGGAACCAGGAGTCGCATTCATTCCTCCACTGCCATTAGACACCGGACCTCTCAGATCCAGTGGCTCACTTCGTACTGATCGTTAGAACTCCACCCGCAGGCCCCCGACGTACGTCCGGCCCCACTGATAGGTCGGCTTCGGGCGGCGGAGCCTCCGGTCCCACTGGTAGATCAGCAGGTTGTCGCGGTCATAGAGGTTGTCGACCTCGAAGTAGACGATCGCTGACGCGCGGCCGCGCGTCAACGTCTTGTCGACGCGAACGTCCAACCGATGGTACGGCGCGTACTCGAGAGTGTTGATGCGCGTCAGATCAAAGACCGCCCGGCCCGCCTTGATCGAGGCCGTCGGGCTGAATGGCGTATAGGGATGACCGCTCACGTAGCGCCACCGCAGGCTGGCAGCCCAGTTCGCGGGGCGGGTGTAGTTCAGTTCCAGTCTGGCCTGATGGCGAAGTTCGTGCTGGGCCCGCCGCCAGACATTGTCGAAGCCCATCTGTGACACCCGCCAGTACGAGTAGTTGGCGACAACCTTGAGATGCTCGCCGGGACTCGCCGACACCACGGTATCGACACCTCGGGCACGAACTCTGCCGCCGCTTGTCAGCTGCCCGACAAACGGCGATTCGAAGTCCGCCACCGCGTCAACCAGCACATGGCCTGGCGCCAGGCGGTCAACCGGGTAGTTGCGGTAGTGCTTGTCGAATCCTTCGATGCCAAGGTGAACCCCGCGGTGCATTTCAAGATCAACACCCCCACCGCCCTGTGTCGACGCGATCGGGACAAGCGACACGTTCTGCGGCGCGCTCGCCATCCAGATGTAGGGCACGGCCTGTCGATATTCGCCCCAGTAGCCGACCAGCCTCGCCCGGTTCCCGAGCAGGTAGTCGCCCTTGAGGCGCGGGCTTCCCGTCGTGATCCCCGACGCGCCCCATCTGTCGACACGCAGGCCCGCTGACACCCGGCCCCGGCCGAACAGCGGCTTCGTCGTCTCGACGTATCCGGCGACATCGGCGAACGACTGCCGGCTCTTCGCCGAGATGTTCTCGCGAATCGGCGAATAGGGCGTCCAGACGCCGTACGCGAGCAACTCGTAGTCGAACGTGAAGGCCTTGACGGCCAGGCCAGCCAGCACGCTGCCAATCCGCGTCTGCCGCCGCAGATCGGCTCTGAACCTGATGTCCACATCGCGCCCGCGATCGAGTCCATCGACGATGGCCCCGTTCCGGGACTTTGCGTCGATCTCGCTCGTGCCAATGCTCGCCACCACGGTCGAGGCGGTCTTCGGCGACCAGGTCGAGTCCAGCCTCACCCCGGCCAGACCGACCCGTTCAGTGCCGTCGATCCGGTCCGTCCCTCCGTCGTAATCCTCGATCTGGACGGAATCACTGGCTCCGATGCCAAGGAACCTGACACTGTGTCTGCCGCCCACCCTCCGTTCGACGCGCACCAGTGCGTCCGCGTACTTCGGGACGACCTGCCCTCCCTCCTCGTGGAACGTCAATTCGAGCAGGCTGCGCCGCACGGAAACGACCCATGACCCCTTGCCGTCGCCAAACGGCCGTTCGATCTCGCCCATCGCGCCGCCGACGCCAAAGCCCAGCATGCCGTGCAGGCGGCCGGCCTTTGCCGGCCGCAGCGAGATGTCGGCGACCGAGGACATCCGTTCGCCAAACGAGGCGGAGAACCCGCCAGCCTCGATCGTGCCGACATCGATGAGCCACGGCGGGATCATCGACAGGCCTCCGCCGGTGCCGCCCTGCGCCCCGAAGTGATTCGGGTTTGGCACATCGAACCCGTCGATGCGCGTCTGGTTCTCTATGGCGCCTCCCCCACGCACGAGCAGGTCGTTGCGGTTGTCCTGGGAAGCGGCCACGCCGGGTTGCGACTGAAACGCGCGGAACACGTCCTCGAGCGCGCCAGGGGCAGCCGCAATCGCGGCTCCCGTCAACACTGGTGCAGCCGCGTTCGTGATGGTCGTCGCGTCGGGCAATCGTGGAGCGGCGCCTCTGGACTCGACCTGCATCTTCAGCCGATACGCCACCTCGACGATGGCGTCGCACGGCGCTCCCGCGAGTTCAACGCGGAGCGGTGAGATCTCGGCGAAGCCCGGCGCGGACGCGGCCAGCAGATATGAGCCGCGCGCCAGGTTCAGGAGTTCGAAGCCGCCGTCGGCGCTGGTGGTCGTGGATGCCGCGACGGTGTCGTCGTGCCGCGCGACGACGTCCACGCCAGCCACGCCGGCGCGCGACGCCTGGTCCACGACCGTTCCGGACAGGCGGCACGGACCCGGCTGCTGCGACGCAGCTTGCAGCAGGATGGCGACACCGATCGCCCCGATCGCGCCAACGGCCATTACCTGAGCGTCTTTCTAGACCGCATGGTGGCCAGTGTGAGCACGGTCACTCCCCACGCCAGCATCATCAGCGCGTCCGGCCAGAACGATTCCAATCCAACGCCCTTCAGGAAGATCCCGCGGACGATGACCAGGAAGTACCTGAGCGGAATCAGGTACGTGAGGGGCTGAATGACGCGGGGCATGTTCTCGATTGGAAAGATGAACCCGGACAGGTAGATCATCGGAACGACGAAGAAGAACACCGCCGTCATCATGGCCTGCTGCTGCGTCGCCGAGATGGTCGATACGAGCAGCCCGAGGCTCAGCGTGCACAACAGGTAGACCAGTGACAGCCCGAACAGCAGGGCGAAACTGCCCCGCAGCGGAATCTGAAACCACAGCACGGTCACCGCCACGACCAGGAACACCTGAATGACGCCAATCAGCCCGAAAGGCAGCAGCTTGCCGACGGTCAACTCCCATCGGCGAAGCGGCGTGACGTTGAGCTGTTCCAGCGTGCCCAGTTCCTTCTCCCGCACAATCGCCACGGCGCCGAGCACCGTCGTCGTGATCATCAACAGCAGTGCCAGCACGCCCGGTACCATGAACCACTGGCTCAGCAGTTGAGGGTTGAACCAGACGCGTGTGCGGGCCTCAATTGAGCCGACGGGCAGCACGACTCCGCCGGCACCCAGTCTCGACAGCGCCACGTCAACGGCCTTCTCCGCGATCAGGCTGGTGGCGTAAGCCAATCCGACCGTAGCCGAATTCGAATCCGTGCCGTCGGCGATCACCTGCACGGTCACTGGAATGCCGTCGGCGATGTCCCGCCCGTAGCCGGCCGGAATTGATACGGCCATCCACGCGGTGCGGTGCTGCAGCGCGTCATCAACATCCTGGTGCCGCGACGTCACGCCAGTCACGCTGAAGTACGGCGAGCCCTCGAACCGACCGATCAGATCGCGGCTGGCCACCGTTCGGTCCGCGTCGACGACCATCATGGGCACGTTCTTGACGTCCGTGGTCGCCGCATAGCCGAGGATCCCGAGCTGAAACACTGGTGCGATCAGCAGCACGCGCAGCATGCGAGGGTTGCGCTTGATCTCCTGGAATTCCTTGCGGATGAGAAAGCCGAGCCGTCGCATCTCAGACCTTCTCCTTTCCGAGTCGCACCGAGGCCAGCCCGAGCACGCCTACGGCATATACGCCAAGCGCCACCAGTTGCGTGCTGACGACGTGCAGGTCGACGCCCTTCAAGACGATGGCTCGCAGCGCGGCGAGAAAGTAGCGGGCGGGCACGACGTACGTGATGGCCCGAATTGGCGCGGGCATGCTGGCGATGGGAAAGATGAAGCCGGACAGAATGATGGTCGGCAGCATCGAGATCAGCAGGCTGACCTGAAACGCGAGCGATTGGGAATCGACCAGCGTAGACACCAGCAGCCCGGTGCCCAGCGCGCCAACCAGGAACAGCGACACCGCAAACAGCAGGAGCAGCCACGATCCCCGCATCGGCAGCCCGAACAGCAGCATCGCGGCCGCAATGATGAAGAACGCCGACACCAGCGAAATCGCGAAGTACGGAATCGTCTTGCCGACCACGTACGACACGTTGCTGATCGGGGCCATCCGCACCTGTTCCCACGTGCCACGTTCCTTTTCGCGCACGATCGACATCGATGTGGACACGACACTGCTGATCATCACGATGAACCCGATCAGGCCCGGCACCAGGAACAGCGTGCTGGTGAGTTCGGGGTTGTACCAGATGCGCGGCTCGGCGGAGATCGGCGGCTGCAGACGGCCCCCGGTGATGATCTCCAGTTGAAGTTGCGCGGACACGCCGCGAACGATCGCCTGCGCGTACCCGAATACCGTGGTTGCCGTGTTGGCGTTGTCGCCGTTGATCAGCACCTGCACCTGCGCGACGCGGCCGGACCTCAGGTCGCGGCTCATGCCCTCCGGAATGACCAGCGCCGCGCGGATCTCGCCGCGGTCCATGAGCCGCTCGATGTCGGTCATCGAGGTCACGGTGGCAACGATGTCGAAGAACGTCGAGTGGGTGAACGACGAGATCAGCTCCCGGCTGTCGGGATTGTGCTCGCGATCCATCACGGCCAGCCGGATGTGCCGGATATCGAAGTTGAGGGCGTATCCGTAGAGCCCGAGGAAGAAGGCGGGGACAAACAGCAGAATCATCAGGGTGCGCCCGTCGCGCACGATCTGCCAGAACTCCTTGCGGCCGACAGCCAGGGCCTTTCTCATGCCGGGCCTCCGCCTGCGCGTTCGACCACGTCCATGAACACGTCCTCGAGCGACGGCTGCACGAACTCAATGGAGTCGGTCTTCAGGCCCAGCTCGGCGAACCGATCCACGAGCGGCTGCGTGTCGCGCTTGCCCGGCCGGAGCCACACGTGAAGGGCGGTGCCGAACAGGCTCGTTTTCTCAACCGACGGAACCGCGTCCAACGCGCGCAGCGCCTCCATCGGCGAGGGCGTGCGCACTTCGACCACCGCGCGGTCGGCGAACACGCCCTTCAGTTCGTGAACGGTGCCGAGCGCGGCAATCCGGCCGGCCTGCATCAGCGCCAGGCGGTGACAGTGTTCGGCTTCGTCGAGGTAGTGCGTGGTCACGAATACCGTCACGCCGCCTTGTGACAGTTGATGGATGAGCGCCCAGAACTGGCGGCGCGACACCGGGTCGACGCCGCCCGTGGGCTCGTCAAGGAAGAGGATGGGCGGTTCGTGGAGAATCGCGCATCCGAGCGCCAGCCGTTGCCGCCATCCGCCGGCCAGGTCGCGGGCGAGCGTGCGTTCCCGGCCGTGCAGACCGGCCATCTCCAGCACAAAGTCCCGGCGCCGGGCGATGGCTTGGTCATCGAGACCGTAGAGGCCGCCGAAGAACGTGATGTTCTCCTCGACCGTCAGCAGTTCATAGAGCGAGAACCGCTGCGACATGTACCCGATCCGGCGCTTGACGTTTTCCGGGTCGCGGCCGACGTCGATGCCGCCGACCAGAGCCGTGCCGGAAGTTGGTTTGAGCAGTCCGCACAGCATCCGGATCGTCGTGGATTTGCCCGCGCCGTTGGCGCCGAGGAACCCGAAGATCTCACCCTGTGCGACGTCGAACGACACGTGGTCCACGGCCACGAATGCGCCGAAGCGCCGTGTGAGATCGCGAACCGTGACAGCCGGCATCCAGTGATCCCCTACACCAAGCCAATTACTCCCGGAGTAATTGTTCCCGAACGTTCGGGAACAATCACTCCGGGAGTGGTCGTCCGATCAACGGCCGATTGTGCGATCGAGCCTGGCCTGGGCCAGCTTGACCGCCGCCAGCGTGCGCGTGCGGTCGAGCTTCGCGCCGAGCAGCGCCTGCTGCGCGTCGAGCACGTCCGTGTTCGACGCGAGGCCGGCCTTGAAGCGCTCGGCGACAACGCGCCTCGCCTCGGTGGCGCTCGCCACCTCGGCGGTGGCCGCGCCAATCGACGCCACGGCTGAGGTCAAATCGAGCTGCCGCTGCCGCACGTCGAAGTCGAGCACGGCGTCGGACTCGGCCAGCCGCTGCTGTGCGGCTCGCTCGGCGGCGCTGACCTGCGCCACTTCGGCTTTGACTCGTCCCGCGTCCCACAACAGCCACGCGACGTTGACGCCGACGTCCCACGACTCGTTCCATGCGCCCGCGCGCGGGAAGATCCTCGGGTTGGGGCGGGCGTAATCGACGCCGCCGCCCACCGACACGACAGGCTTCGACGCAGCCGCAGCCGCCGTGCGTTGCTGGCCGACACCCTCGGCGCGAAATTGCAGGGCCTGACGCTCGGGACGGTCCTTCCTGGCCTCGGCCAGCAGTTGGTCGAACGGCGGAATGCCCGGCGGCGGTCCGTCGAGCGCTGCGGCAAGATCGATGCGGACGGTCGGCCCAAGGCCCGTTGCCCGCCGCAGGTCGGCATCGGCGACGTCGCGGGCGTTCCGCACTTCAATCAGCAGCACCTGCTGGCGCGAACGGTTCGTCTCGGCGGTCAGGACGTCATTGGGCGCGACCAGCCCGACGGCCAGCATGTTGCGCACATCCTGGAGGTGGGCCTCGACCAGCTTCAGGGCTTCTTCAACGACCTTGACC
This portion of the Acidobacteriota bacterium genome encodes:
- a CDS encoding TonB-dependent receptor, with product MAVGAIGAIGVAILLQAASQQPGPCRLSGTVVDQASRAGVAGVDVVARHDDTVAASTTTSADGGFELLNLARGSYLLAASAPGFAEISPLRVELAGAPCDAIVEVAYRLKMQVESRGAAPRLPDATTITNAAAPVLTGAAIAAAPGALEDVFRAFQSQPGVAASQDNRNDLLVRGGGAIENQTRIDGFDVPNPNHFGAQGGTGGGLSMIPPWLIDVGTIEAGGFSASFGERMSSVADISLRPAKAGRLHGMLGFGVGGAMGEIERPFGDGKGSWVVSVRRSLLELTFHEEGGQVVPKYADALVRVERRVGGRHSVRFLGIGASDSVQIEDYDGGTDRIDGTERVGLAGVRLDSTWSPKTASTVVASIGTSEIDAKSRNGAIVDGLDRGRDVDIRFRADLRRQTRIGSVLAGLAVKAFTFDYELLAYGVWTPYSPIRENISAKSRQSFADVAGYVETTKPLFGRGRVSAGLRVDRWGASGITTGSPRLKGDYLLGNRARLVGYWGEYRQAVPYIWMASAPQNVSLVPIASTQGGGGVDLEMHRGVHLGIEGFDKHYRNYPVDRLAPGHVLVDAVADFESPFVGQLTSGGRVRARGVDTVVSASPGEHLKVVANYSYWRVSQMGFDNVWRRAQHELRHQARLELNYTRPANWAASLRWRYVSGHPYTPFSPTASIKAGRAVFDLTRINTLEYAPYHRLDVRVDKTLTRGRASAIVYFEVDNLYDRDNLLIYQWDRRLRRPKPTYQWGRTYVGGLRVEF
- a CDS encoding amidohydrolase family protein, which produces MFSPNRWFPILSAARATRRIVTLVAVLVLGTFIAAQSPAPATPPDASSVLITGARILDVVAGKYLAVGAVLIEKGRITSVTEGLPPNVPDAVRRLTLKDATLVPGLIDAHAWAAPTSDLDADYFYMLSLAHGVTTTRVVNVRTAWGVAQRGRSASGAIDAPALSTSGRGIDQAASPGRLLFDAPDAAAAADEAARQVASGVDWIAGYDNVTPDAYRAMVAALRGSRVRICAQPGASSMRDLVAARVHSIETLAYPTQARTGTPDETWLAASAKELATLAISLARAKITLVPMLAAGRARAYPKAAAKDASLQLLPAARRQAIVDALAKLPPAEVTRARKVWTSQLAFIRRFVRAGGRVAAGSGFELGGYPAPGVAVQREMAALVEAGLTPIQAIRAATINGALMLGRPAAQFGIKPGLDADFFIVAGDPLNNTADLARISSVIRGGRVFDASELLARSRVAMTK
- a CDS encoding ABC transporter permease; amino-acid sequence: MRKALAVGRKEFWQIVRDGRTLMILLFVPAFFLGLYGYALNFDIRHIRLAVMDREHNPDSRELISSFTHSTFFDIVATVTSMTDIERLMDRGEIRAALVIPEGMSRDLRSGRVAQVQVLINGDNANTATTVFGYAQAIVRGVSAQLQLEIITGGRLQPPISAEPRIWYNPELTSTLFLVPGLIGFIVMISSVVSTSMSIVREKERGTWEQVRMAPISNVSYVVGKTIPYFAISLVSAFFIIAAAMLLFGLPMRGSWLLLLFAVSLFLVGALGTGLLVSTLVDSQSLAFQVSLLISMLPTIILSGFIFPIASMPAPIRAITYVVPARYFLAALRAIVLKGVDLHVVSTQLVALGVYAVGVLGLASVRLGKEKV
- a CDS encoding ABC transporter permease — its product is MRRLGFLIRKEFQEIKRNPRMLRVLLIAPVFQLGILGYAATTDVKNVPMMVVDADRTVASRDLIGRFEGSPYFSVTGVTSRHQDVDDALQHRTAWMAVSIPAGYGRDIADGIPVTVQVIADGTDSNSATVGLAYATSLIAEKAVDVALSRLGAGGVVLPVGSIEARTRVWFNPQLLSQWFMVPGVLALLLMITTTVLGAVAIVREKELGTLEQLNVTPLRRWELTVGKLLPFGLIGVIQVFLVVAVTVLWFQIPLRGSFALLFGLSLVYLLCTLSLGLLVSTISATQQQAMMTAVFFFVVPMIYLSGFIFPIENMPRVIQPLTYLIPLRYFLVIVRGIFLKGVGLESFWPDALMMLAWGVTVLTLATMRSRKTLR
- a CDS encoding TolC family protein, giving the protein MRNRTSQIVCVTGTLAAMMLACAASGRAQTAGTAGAPDSVRLTVADAIELALKASHRLGDFEAREDAAKAGAAVRASAGKPILNLLGGYTRTNHVDEFAIQIPGTPPRVIYPDLPDNWRTRLDVQWPVYTSGRLAALGRAAQAEQDAAGKDVATVRADIRLDAARAFWTLVTASESVKVVEEALKLVEAHLQDVRNMLAVGLVAPNDVLTAETNRSRQQVLLIEVRNARDVADADLRRATGLGPTVRIDLAAALDGPPPGIPPFDQLLAEARKDRPERQALQFRAEGVGQQRTAAAAASKPVVSVGGGVDYARPNPRIFPRAGAWNESWDVGVNVAWLLWDAGRVKAEVAQVSAAERAAQQRLAESDAVLDFDVRQRQLDLTSAVASIGAATAEVASATEARRVVAERFKAGLASNTDVLDAQQALLGAKLDRTRTLAAVKLAQARLDRTIGR
- a CDS encoding ABC transporter ATP-binding protein → MPAVTVRDLTRRFGAFVAVDHVSFDVAQGEIFGFLGANGAGKSTTIRMLCGLLKPTSGTALVGGIDVGRDPENVKRRIGYMSQRFSLYELLTVEENITFFGGLYGLDDQAIARRRDFVLEMAGLHGRERTLARDLAGGWRQRLALGCAILHEPPILFLDEPTGGVDPVSRRQFWALIHQLSQGGVTVFVTTHYLDEAEHCHRLALMQAGRIAALGTVHELKGVFADRAVVEVRTPSPMEALRALDAVPSVEKTSLFGTALHVWLRPGKRDTQPLVDRFAELGLKTDSIEFVQPSLEDVFMDVVERAGGGPA
- a CDS encoding sulfur transferase domain-containing protein — protein: MKNRVRTSVGLFVVVLIFAGSALARTGTPAGSPPSVSGAAQQATKIQDFPGVVNFAPVDDTFACGGAMKPEAAAELKKRGYNAVVNFRPSDEEGANVASEKEAVEKAGMKFIHAPFRHTDANFQSAVDTFLAAVKDPANRPMLFHCASGGRASAMWFFKRVLVDGWTIDKALPEAESIGLTSAALKTLAVDYVKKAQAK